GTAAAACGGAAAACCTCACGGATCAATCCTCGATCCTCTCAAACGAAATATGATCATCCGAAGACGACCTTCTAATTTTTCTTGTACAACGGTCTAATCTTCACCGCCCTGAAATTGAAAGTCGCATTAGCAATGCTTTAGGACATTGATGAGCCGGTACTTACCAAGTGAAAAGGAAGCAGAAAAATATGTTGGAAAAGCACCAGATAATGGTGATGGCCCAGTCTCGCCACATGGTACCATGAGAGTAACCCATCTGCTGAACATAATCGTAACCGGTGCTGCTGGCACAATACTGGCAGCTGGTGGTAGAGTTGTCATCGACAAGATAACCGGAAGTGGTTGCGAGGTAGTTGGCAGCATAGTCGTAACAGGTCTGGCCAGAAGGTGGGTAGAAGGTGATAAGGTCTTCTTCGATGCATTCGAGCTTGAGATTTCCCAAAGCAGCAGTCATGAGAGCACTGTAAAGGTATCGGAGGGGGGACAGCCACTGTAATAAATATATTGATCAGTTCCCACTTTTAATCTATGGACAATAAAAATGACGTACACTGAAGAAGTAGTGGAATGGCGAAGGAAGGCCAGAGTAGAATACCAGAGCCCAAGACAAAACGTTGAGCACTATGATGGAATGTCAACCTCGATCGATTATGAAACAGATCGTGAAACTAAGCATTAACTCACAATTCCATACCAAAGACAAGATGTAAGGCAGGGACAACCTGTTAGGTGACACGGCACCAAGCAAGACACCAAACCCGGCGTTCAAGACAGAACAGGTCATGAAGCACAACCACGCCAGGACCCCGTCCACACGGGTACCAATCAAGCCGACTGTCCAATAgaaacaaaagaaaagcaaATTCCAGCCGACGAAGAGAACTGGCAAGGATACAATGAGGAGTGAGGTGACAAGGGCCTGCCAGGAATAGATACCCAATCTCTCTCTTGCGAGGAACATATCCATCTTGGCCAGATAGTTCATACCGATGTCCATGGCAATACCGGGGAGGGCCTGAACTGCAACCAAGAGGGATAAGGTCGCGGGGGTCATATTGTTGGGGGTGTGATCGAGCTTATAATAGAAGAAGCCAACATAAAGACCGAAGTAGATTAAGATGACGGTTTGAGTAGTCCAGAATGAGCCATCTGGACGGAAATTAGCTGCTTATGTACTATCAACATAAATAGTTACTTACCTCGCCATTGAGCCCGGAAATTCCTGATAACAAGTTCCCTTGTCATGGTCATGAATGAAGACGCATAAGCATCGCTACCGCTCTTCGGTTGTACCTCGATAACGGGCTTTTCTGAGTCCATGTTGCCGGAGTTGTTGCGTAAAGTATACTCGTTAATCCTCCGTCGAACTTCGGTAGCTTCATCGCTTTGCTTCCAGAGTGTAGGCCAATCTGTATCTGTACCGCCGACTGGAGCAACACTGGCATCAAGGCTATCAGCAATCAAAGTGGTGGCTTGTCAATGATTGAAACTTACGTTCCCAAGATGAACTCTGCAGGGTTGGCCTCAGGAGGGCAGTAGGCGCCACGGTCTCCGAAGTACTTGACAACAGTCTCGGCATTCTCGCCAGTCTCTCCAACGTAGACAGTATGACCACCGGGCGCAAGAAGAACTACAGAGTCAAACATCTCAAAAAGGTCACCGGAAGGCTGATGAATGGTACAAAGAACAGCGAGACCGGACGCGGCAATGCGCTTGAGGAATCGCACTATTTCATAAGAAGCTTGAGAGTCAAGGCCGGAGGTGGGTTCATCCAAGAACAGAAGGAATTCAGGGTCGGCAGCAAGCTCAACACCTAAGACGGATGTGTTTAGTTCTCGCTCCTCGACATGCAATGGTGGACTCACCAATGGTAACACGCTTGCGCTCCTCCACACCCAGACCATCTTCACCAGGTGCCCCAATCAAAGCATCGGCAATGTCTTCCAACTCCAGTAATTTGATAATATTTTCGGCAAATTCCAATCGTTCCTCTCGGGTGCGGTCGTTGCTTTGTCGAAGCAAGGCGGAGAACTGAAGGCATTCACGAACGGTGGACATAGGTTCGTGGATATCGGCTTGCATGGCGAAACCGGTTTGACGGGAGAAGGATGCGTCCAGAGGCTTGCCATCGATAGtcatcttgccttccaCTTTACCTGTCGTCTTACGGAGGGAGATAGTATCCTACATAGACAGACATTAGCCTGATGTATATAAAGGTTTGTAGCTTCTCGCTCACCAAGAGTGTGGTTTTGCCTGCACCTGATGCACCCATAAGTGCAGTTAAAGAGCCGCCTTTGACGTACCCGCTGATACCGTTCTGTACTTGTCATCAACAACTGTTCTTTCAATCATAGTAGAGAAAGATACTTACAAGAAGTGGTTTATCCTTGCCTGCAACTTGCACAGTGTAGTAAACATCCTCGAAGGTGTACACTGGGACTTCGCCTCCCGAGCCCTTGGGTCCCTGGACCTTCTCCATAGCggtctttccttcttcggcCTTCTCTTTAGGGTCCATAATGGCAGCCTTTCCGCCTCGCTTATAGACTTTTTGAGATGAGTCGGGGCTTTCTCGGATAAGGAGAGATGAACCGATGACAATCATGATAACGTAGACTGTGGGTCACAAATCAGGTCAGAGCTGAGATTAATGGGGTTCACTGTGAAGACTCCAGAGACTCACCAACGAAGTAAGCCCACAAAATGCCGACATTTCTCCAAATATGGCTAACCTGGAAACCGTAGACAAAGTTGACATAGTCCATACCAGCAACATTGAGGGAACCGGGCTGAGCACCGTTGATTGAGCACACCTGGTATCGGATATCGTCGTATCCAGGACCGCTGGGAATCAGATCGGTTGAGCTACAAGTCAAAATCCTAGCTCGGAACTCGTTGGCCAAGAGAGCCTCGAACGCCCAAGAACAAGGGGTGGCTCTTCGCAACCATGAGATCCATCTCACTTTGAAAATGAGTTAAGCGAGGGTGACATTTATTCACATGAAGTACTCACGTTGTctaggaggaggaagtacAAAGCCAGAGGACGTCAAGACTACCGAAAGTGCCAAACAGCCATAACGAATTGCAACGGACATATTAGGTGTCCAGGACCCGATCATTCGATACATGACCGAAATGGCCTCGTACAtggtgaagatgacaaACCAGAAAGTGAAGAAGTACTTGGCTCCAGCGGTAAGACCGACCATGAAATAGAAGATTgccgagaagaggagagtttGAAACACATAGACCGGGATATCACAGACAATCTGGGCCAAAGTGTGTGCAGCCGGGTGGTAAAAACCGAGCGCCCTGTGTTTCTTCAAGAGCGGACGGGAGTTGACAGTGGCAGGGACTTCACCAAGGGCGAAGATAGTGTAGTACAGGATacagaagaaaagagcACCAGCAGTAGCGAAAGAACCAGCAGAATTGTTTGGGGGCTTGTAACCTGACCATCAAAGTGAGTGAACTTGCACGTTGAGGAGAATAAAAGTGCGACTTACAAACAGCGCCGACCAACACGGCTTGCAAAACGTTTGAGCCAATACGGTAGACAAGACTAGTCATATCACTTCGAGTGAGTTGCAACTGACGTTTACACAAGATGGCGACTTGTTGGGCAAAGTTGACCCGATAAGAAGTAGACTTGCCGGCACCAGGGTGCTTCGAGTTCTTGACGGCAGTTTGGAACTCGTCGGCGTTGCTTGACTGGGCGTGTCGTTCCTTGTACCGTTGAATGTCCTGCTGCAGATCTTTATACTCCTGGCTTTCAAGGAAGTATTGCTCAAATTCCTCGGGGGTCTCGGGAATCTGGCCCTTGAATCCATCCCTCACCTTTCGCTCATTGGGTGAGGTGACAGCGGTCAAGAAGTCGGGTGTACTACAGACCAGGAAATTCAGTCATGATTAACTATATCAAAAGGAACTCACTCACGTTTGGCGGGGTTTTTTGTACCAACCCATGTTTTCGAAGTAAGCCTGGGCTCTACTAGCTCGCCCCTGAGCGTTCTGGTTAGCTACTTCAAAGACGGTGAAGGATGTATTGCTCACAGAAAAGATCTGTCGGCCTTCGTAAATGACCACAACACGGTCGACGCAATCCCAGGCATCTTGAGCGGTTTGGTAAGTAGAGATGATCTACGATGTATCAGTCAATATACATGGCGAATCTCGCGTCATAATGTACTCACGTTGACCATTCCCAATGACTTTGAAAGCTCCCTCAGGACCTTGTAGAAGTGTAAAGCAACAGCAGAATCCAAACCACGAATAGGGTTGTCCCAGCAAGTGACAGCGGCATTTGTGGTGAGAACCTCGGCCAGCGACACTCGTTTTCTTTCACCTCCCGAGACACCACGAACGAACTGGTTACCGACTACGGCGTGGTTTAGTAAATCGTCCGGAGCGATGAGGCAGAATTTCACCCACCCTTTGTGTTCCTCGTATGAGGCATGCCGAAGGTATCCAAGATGCGCCCAAACAAACTTTCCAGATATTCAGAAcgcttctccttgtcttctttcttaTGAGGTTCCTTCAAGAGCAGAGCAGCCTTGATA
This Cryptococcus neoformans var. neoformans B-3501A chromosome 14, whole genome shotgun sequence DNA region includes the following protein-coding sequences:
- a CDS encoding hypothetical protein (Similar to gi|18152891|gb|AAK62810.2| ATP-binding cassette transporter ABC1 [Venturia inaequalis], FASTA scores: opt: 3017, E(): 2.4e-155, (35.980% identity (68.245% similar) in 1373 aa overlap (69-1419:159-1507)); HMMPfam hit to ABC_tran, ABC transporter, score: 175.2, E(): 1.4e-49; HMMPfam hit to PDR_CDR, CDR ABC transporter, score: 134.9, E(): 1.8e-37), yielding MTYHNDDPEATAVQSPASSSSPSLLTGEETNSANVLNKDRTEDAPMSHGKIFDQPGSIPLPNAGYHSLGVVWEDVTVYGAGGGKKYVESFEVSIFKLWDVYSFAKKLFRITTGPTRPLIRNFSGVAEEGEVLLVLGRPGAGCSTLMRALANVHEPFVKIEGDVSYSTIPAHEAKEYYDGEIIFNSEEDEHQPLLTVEETIKAALLLKEPHKKEDKEKRSEYLESLFGRILDTFGMPHTRNTKVGNQFVRGVSGGERKRVSLAEVLTTNAAVTCWDNPIRGLDSAVALHFYKVLRELSKSLGMVNIISTYQTAQDAWDCVDRVVVIYEGRQIFSGRASRAQAYFENMGWYKKPRQTTPDFLTAVTSPNERKVRDGFKGQIPETPEEFEQYFLESQEYKDLQQDIQRYKERHAQSSNADEFQTAVKNSKHPGAGKSTSYRVNFAQQVAILCKRQLQLTRSDMTSLVYRIGSNVLQAVLVGAVCYKPPNNSAGSFATAGALFFCILYYTIFALGEVPATVNSRPLLKKHRALGFYHPAAHTLAQIVCDIPVYVFQTLLFSAIFYFMVGLTAGAKYFFTFWFVIFTMYEAISVMYRMIGSWTPNMSVAIRYGCLALSVVLTSSGFVLPPPRQLRWISWLRRATPCSWAFEALLANEFRARILTCSSTDLIPSGPGYDDIRYQVCSINGAQPGSLNVAGMDYVNFVYGFQVSHIWRNVGILWAYFVVYVIMIVIGSSLLIRESPDSSQKVYKRGGKAAIMDPKEKAEEGKTAMEKVQGPKGSGGEVPVYTFEDVYYTVQVAGKDKPLLNGISGYVKGGSLTALMGASGAGKTTLLDTISLRKTTGKVEGKMTIDGKPLDASFSRQTGFAMQADIHEPMSTVRECLQFSALLRQSNDRTREERLEFAENIIKLLELEDIADALIGAPGEDGLGVEERKRVTIGVELAADPEFLLFLDEPTSGLDSQASYEIVRFLKRIAASGLAVLCTIHQPSGDLFEMFDSVVLLAPGGHTVYVGETGENAETVVKYFGDRGAYCPPEANPAEFILGTVAPVGGTDTDWPTLWKQSDEATEVRRRINEYTLRNNSGNMDSEKPVIEVQPKSGSDAYASSFMTMTRELVIRNFRAQWRDGSFWTTQTVILIYFGLYVGFFYYKLDHTPNNMTPATLSLLVAVQALPGIAMDIGMNYLAKMDMFLARERLGIYSWQALVTSLLIVSLPVLFVGWNLLFFCFYWTVGLIGTRVDGVLAWLCFMTCSVLNAGFGVLLGAVSPNRLSLPYILSLVWNLLNVLSWALVFYSGLPSPFHYFFSWLSPLRYLYSALMTAALGNLKLECIEEDLITFYPPSGQTCYDYAANYLATTSGYLVDDNSTTSCQYCASSTGYDYVQQMGYSHGTMWRDWAITIIWCFSNIFFCFLFTWAVKIRPLYKKN